Genomic DNA from Planctomicrobium piriforme:
CAGGCGGCGGGGCTTCCGAAGGAATGGGACTGGGGATGGGATTCGCGATGGCGAACCGGATGGCGCAAGGCGTGCAGCCGGCGGCAGGCGGAGCGGCTCCGCCGCCGTTGCCAGGTCAAGAGATGTGGCATGTGGCGATGAACGGCCAGTCCGAAGGACCGTATGATGGCCCGCAACTGCTGGCAGGCATTCGCGGCGGCAAGGTGACGGCTCAGACTTTGGTCTGGAGCCCTGCCATTGGAAACTGGACGCCGGCAGGTCAGGTGCCTGCTCTGGCCGGCGCGTTTGCCGCCGCTCCTCCTCCATTGCCGCCGCAGTAAGTAGCAGTAGGCATTGACGATGCCGAAACTCTTATCTCAGTGCACGAGACGCACTGAATCCGGCCAGGAGAGATGAAGCGTCAATAAATAGCCCCTCACCCCGGCCCTCTCCCCGGAGTACCGGGGCGAGGGAGACGTGTTGAGCACCAAGATTGCTGGCATCGTTCTGTGCGGGGGGCGCAGTCGTCGTATGGGGAGCTTGAAATGGCAGCTCCCCTTCGGCGGTCAGACGGTGCTGCAGCGCGTGCTGGAGAGCGTCAGTGCAGTCGCGTCGCCGGTCATCGTCGTCGGGTCGAACGAGCTGCCGGTTCCGGAGTTGCCGGCTGGTTGCTCGTTCGTCGCGGATGAAACGGCCTTTCCCGGCCCGCTGCACGCGCTGCTCAGGGGCCTGGCTCAAATGCCTGATGAGGTTGAAGCAGTCTACCTCACCGGCTGTGACGCCCCCTTGCTGACGCCGGCGTTTATCTCGGCGGTCTGCAATTCATTGCGAGAAGGCTTCGAAATCGCCGCCGTGTCAGACGGGACTCACGCACAGCCGCTGGCGGCGGTCTATCGGACGTCTGTCTTATCCACTGCGCATGAACTCACCGACAAGGGGGAGCGCAGCTTACAGGCCCTTCTCAAAGCGTGCCGGACGCAACTGATTCATGAAGACGAATTTCGCAGCGCCGACCCGAGACTATTGTCGCTGCGGAATATGAACACCGAAGACGAGTACCGCGACTTGCTTCGCGAAATCGTTGAGTGTTGAGAGCTGAGAGTTGAGGGTGAATTCTGGGGGGGAGGCTGCTGGTCTCAGAGTTCGCTGTTCTTTAGCCGTTCGATCGCGGCGGCTTCGGCGGCGAGATCGATGTTGGGAACTTCGAGGCTTCCTTGTCGCAGGGTCAGTTCGCCCGGCTGGCCGGGTTTAAATTGCAGCACGCGGCCGTGTTCTTCAATGGCCAGTCGGAACAACCCGTTGCCTGCCGACTTCAGGTCGGCGGAACTGAGGACTCGGGCAAGTAAGATGTGCCCCATGTGAGTCGGAGCGTCGCCCGTCTGGCCGTTTCGGAAGATGTCGCCTGCGGTGGTGATGTGAACGCCCGTTGATGTCTCGCTATCCAGCCATATTTCGACTTCCGGTTGCAGAACAAACGCTTCGCCAGCGACTCGCAAACACAATCGATGTTCTTCATCGAGCGTGAACCGGCCATGTCGGGTGAGGAACTGTTCGCCGGCGGCGTTCTGCACAATGAAGAAGCCGCCCCCTTCAATTGCCAGATCCAGCGGGAAGCCGGTTTCGACCCGTTTGAGTTTCGAAAAGTCGGGTTGCTCGACGAGATGCAGGTTCTGGGCGTGCTCACCCGTCGCAAGCATAACAGGCGACAACGGGACATAGCCGGGCGTCGCCGCCATGAGCAGGTTCTTTTGATGAACTCGAATTGCAGCGGCGGTCAGGGCACTGCGTGGGACCATCGACGCGGCCTCACGATTCGACAGCGGTGGGACAGGTTTGAATTCGTGAGGAATTGCCGCCTGAGGGAGATGCTGCGGCGCGGGAACCGCGCCAATGCTGAGCGGTGTTTCCGGGATGGGACCGCCGAGCAGCTTCCACATGCGGAGAATGCCGGCCACGTCTTCCTTGTTCACATCTTTCAGAGCGTCGAACCAGACTTGCCGCTGTTCCTGTGACAGGTGTTCGAGTTCGAGATCAATGATCCCCTGGATTGTCTGCTGGTCTTTCTGCGAATTGCCAGGGAGCGGTTCGGCGGTGCCCAGGGGGAGCGGCTGGGGTTCTGCCAGCGGTTCATCGAACTGCGCCGGCTGGCTGACCGGCGTCAGATGATTTTTCTCTGCCGGAACACGTTCCGTTTTTGTTTCCGGCGAGGTTTCCATGGCCAATGCGTTTCGCAGCGGCCGGACAGGGTCTTCGTCTTCGATGGGATTCAGGTCTTCGACCGAACTCGCAATCGCCAGTTCCGGCAGCATCGCCGTCTGCATCGCGAGATTGAAATCGGGCAAGCCGCTGAGTTCGAACGCGATCTGCGCCGGCGCCTTGGAATCCGTCGCCGCGTTTCGCCAGAAGACGAAATGGCCCAAGGCGAGTCCCACGCCAATTCCGAGGACGAGCCCGGAAGCGAAGTTGGCTCGTTGAGTTTCCATTGCCTGCCTCCCTGCAGTGCGCGTTCGCAATCCGTCGCCAGACCAGCCCGCCGTGCGTCGCGATCATGTGCGTCGCAGCTGCCAACAATTGGAGGTGGCTGGACTTGTCTGTGGCCGGAAACCGTAGGAAATCGGCCAGTTTGTCGCAAGATGAGTCCCGGACGGGAACAACGTGAGAGACATGTGACCGGAGCCTCTGTTCGTTTGGTCTTACTCAAGTCGCTGCGCAGCTGAGAGGGAGGTGAGCGACCGGAATTCGACGCAACTCCTGAAAAGTGAAGAATGGATGGGGGAAAATCAGCGGATTTCGATGGGCAGATCCTTTGTCAGCCGCTCGCCTGGTAAATAGAATTCGCGATTCGAATTCCGCACGGATGACCGGAATGAATCGCCTGCGCCTCGACATACTCCCACAACCGACTGACACGACTTGCGGCCCCACATGCCTGCAGGCAGTCTATCGTTATTTCGGGGAGAACTGTTCGCTCGACCATGTCATTAAAGAGGTCGGACAGCTCGAACAGGGGGGGACGCTGGCCGTCTTTCTCGGCTGCCACGCGCTCCGCAAAGGGTACGACGTCACGTTGTATACCTACGACCTGCAGGTGTTTGACCCGACCTGGTTCCGACTGGACCGGGACGTCGATCTCGAAGAGAAGCTGATTGCCCAGATGCAGATCAAGGACCGGCCGCGGCTGCACACCGCGACCGTGGCCTACATTGAATTTCTGCGACTCGGTGGAAAACTCAGAATGGAAGTGCTGACGATCGATTTGATCCGTCGGTACCTGAAACGCGATATCCCGGTGCTCACCGGGCTGAGCGCGACGTTTCTATATGGGGAGATGCGGGAATATTGTCCCGATAATCCGCCCCCCGGACGGACAACGCTGGCCGACGACGTGCGCGGGTTTCCCGCAGGGCATTTCGTGGTGCTGTGCGGTTACGACCCCGACCGGCGCACCGTTCTGGTGGCTGACCCGTTGGAAGCCAACCCATTCGCCAAGGATCGGCAATATGCGGTCGACATCGATCGCGTGTTCTCGGCCATCATGCTTGGCATTGTGACCTACGACGCGAATCTGCTGCTCGTGCGTCCCAAAAATCACCAAAAGGGAGTTGAGCGGCATGCCCGCACTGATCGTGACAGATAGTGTCAACGACTGGCCAGAAGAGATTCCTAACGTTGAAATCGTCGATGCCTGGCGCTACGTCACCGACGAAGAGTTCGCCGGCCGCCGCAACGTCAAACTGTATAACCTGTGCCAGTCTCTGAAATATCAGAGCACAGGTTACTACGTCTCGCTGCTGGCGGAAGCCCGGGGCCATCGGCCGATGCCGGGCGTCATCGCCTTGCAGGATCTGAAGACGCCCGCGATGATCCGGTTCGTCGGCGATGAACTCGACGAGCTGATTCAAAAGTCGCTCGGTCCGCTGCAGTCGGAAGAGTTCGAACTGAGCATTTACTTTGGCCGGAACATGGCCAAACGCTATGAACGGTTGAGCAAACAGTTGTTCAACATGTTCCAGATTCCGCTGCTGCGGTTTCGCTTCACGCTCAACGGCACCTGGCAGATTCGCAGCGTCAAAGCCCTCGGCACGAACGAAGTGCCCGAGATGCACCGCATGTTCATGATCGACGCCGCGGAGAAGCACTTCTCCGGCGGCGCGACTCCGCGTCCGCGACTGAAACGCACCCGATTCGACCTGGCGATTCTCCACGATCCTGAAGAAACCGAGGCCTCTCCCTCGAACGAAGGGGCGCTCAAGAAATTCATCAAGGCGGGTGAAAGCGTCGGTCTCAACTGCGAACTCATCACCCGCGACGATTACGGGCGGCTGATGGAGTACGATGCCCTCTTCATCCGCCAGACCACCGGCATCAATCATTACACCTATCGT
This window encodes:
- a CDS encoding RimK family protein, with translation MPALIVTDSVNDWPEEIPNVEIVDAWRYVTDEEFAGRRNVKLYNLCQSLKYQSTGYYVSLLAEARGHRPMPGVIALQDLKTPAMIRFVGDELDELIQKSLGPLQSEEFELSIYFGRNMAKRYERLSKQLFNMFQIPLLRFRFTLNGTWQIRSVKALGTNEVPEMHRMFMIDAAEKHFSGGATPRPRLKRTRFDLAILHDPEETEASPSNEGALKKFIKAGESVGLNCELITRDDYGRLMEYDALFIRQTTGINHYTYRFARRAANEGLVVIDDPVSIARCTNKVYLQELLERHKIPMPVSLVVHRDNADEIATKLGFPCVLKKPDSSFSQGVVKVHNEEDLHVRLKEFFAQSELLVAQQFLPTTFDWRIGILDQRPLFACQYFMAPGHWQIIHWSKQGDDRYGNFKTLPVELAPRKAVQIALKSANLIGDGLYGVDVKESDGNFYIIEVNDNPNMDSGCEDEVLRDELYRRVMESFLRRIEQQKSGLTYR
- a CDS encoding C39 family peptidase, with amino-acid sequence MNRLRLDILPQPTDTTCGPTCLQAVYRYFGENCSLDHVIKEVGQLEQGGTLAVFLGCHALRKGYDVTLYTYDLQVFDPTWFRLDRDVDLEEKLIAQMQIKDRPRLHTATVAYIEFLRLGGKLRMEVLTIDLIRRYLKRDIPVLTGLSATFLYGEMREYCPDNPPPGRTTLADDVRGFPAGHFVVLCGYDPDRRTVLVADPLEANPFAKDRQYAVDIDRVFSAIMLGIVTYDANLLLVRPKNHQKGVERHARTDRDR
- the mobA gene encoding molybdenum cofactor guanylyltransferase, with translation MSTKIAGIVLCGGRSRRMGSLKWQLPFGGQTVLQRVLESVSAVASPVIVVGSNELPVPELPAGCSFVADETAFPGPLHALLRGLAQMPDEVEAVYLTGCDAPLLTPAFISAVCNSLREGFEIAAVSDGTHAQPLAAVYRTSVLSTAHELTDKGERSLQALLKACRTQLIHEDEFRSADPRLLSLRNMNTEDEYRDLLREIVEC